The nucleotide window CCGGGCTCAACATTGGAATCGATGGCAACAAGCCCTCGCCCTAAGCCTGAGTATCGATGAAACGAAACAGCTTGCACGTTTTGTCGGCTACTACGGCATGTTGCGCGGTCGCGACGCTTTGCGACATCTGCTTAGTAAACTCTAGAGACCTGGGTTATTCTGTATTCACCTTAACAAGGAATCAGCAATGCCCTTAAAACTCTGGTCCATTCTTGGCAACTCACAAAAACTCGACGGTGGGGCTATGTTTGGCAACGCTCCAAAAGCGCTTTGGAGTCGCTGGATCGCTGCCGACGATATGAACCGAATCGATCTGGCCACCCGCGCACTGTTGGTACAAGAAGCAAGCGGCCGCACTATTCTGCTTGAAACGGGCATCGGTGCATTTTTTTCACCGGAACTCAAACGACGCTACGGTGTCGTGCAAAGTGAACACCTTTTGCTTGATAATCTGAAGAGTGCAGGATTTCGCCCCGAAGATATCGACGTAATTGTGCTTTCACACCTTCATTTTGATCACGCTGGCGGCTTACTTCGCGCTTGGCGTCAAAATGAGGAAGCCGAACTTTGTTTTCCCAACGCGCGAATTATGGTCAGCAAAGCTGCCTGGGAGCGCTCAAAAGCGCCTCATCCGCGAGACCGAGCATCGTTCATTGCCGAACTTGGCAAACTACTCGAGCAATCTGGCCGACTTGAGCTTTTTGATACGGAGAAAACACCCCTTCTAGGCGAAAACTTTTCCTTCTTGTTTTCCGAAGGACATACTCCAGGGCTTGCCTTGTGCAAGGTCCGGACAAAGCGCGGCCCCCTCGTCTTTGCCAGCGATTTGATTCCAGGCGCGCCGTGGATGCATGTACCTATCACCATGGGTTATGATCGTTTCGCCGAAAAGCTCATCAACGAAAAAGAGCAAATTCTCGAGGATCTTTTCGCTCAAGAAGGCTATCTGTTTTTCACCCACGACCCAGCAATTGCCGTCGCAAAAATCGGCAAGGATCAAAAAGGCCGTTTCGTTCCAACGGAACCATGCACAGAGCTTAATGGCTTAGCGTTTTAAGACACGACGCACTTCACCCTCAGATGACCGCCGTTCTTAGGGTTGCGTCGGTTCCTGAGCAGGGCTCGTTTCTTCTGGTGTCGCACTTTGTTCTTGTGCTGCTTTTTCGGCAGCTGCAGCTGCCGCTGCAGCAGCGGCGGCTACCTCTTTTGCAGCTTGTACCTTTGCTGCTTCAAGAGCTTGGTTTACCGCTTCTGCTTTTTGCGGTTCACAATCACAGACAGCTGCGGGCTCTTCCACAACTTTGCTGCTGGCCTCAAAGTCCATGGCATAAAGTAAGTTGATCGTGGTGGTCGTATCGAGAGATTTGGCACCTGGCACCGGTTGATGGTCGTAAGCCAAGCTGAAACGGACTCCGGTTTGAAAAGCATCCGAAAGCTTCGAAGTGAGCTCGGAGTTCCAGTTGATACGCCAGTCAGTACTGCGCTCGAGGTTATAAAGGCCTTCCACACCTGTAATGAAGGTTACCATTTCGTTAATATGGTTATCGTAGCCTAAAAACCCACGTGCCGAGTGGTTGACTTGATCCCCGCCACCGGCAGCCGTAGTCCAATTATCGTAAGTTACGTCGTAACCAAGCTCGCCCCAAAAACGATGATTGCCATCATCTCGGAAAAAGTTGCGCATGTAACCCACTTGGTTTTGCAAACGAAGGTCCAATCCGGCGAAAGTATCCCAACGCGGCACAAAGGATGCAAACACCGCATCATCGTCGGTTAAGAAAAAATCGTAGCGGACTCGGCCAGTCACATTTCGAGCATTCAGTTGGTATTTGTTGAACTCACTCACATTACCATCGCCATCTAGATCGGCGGTGTCCCGTAGGCTTGCTAAACCGTAAACGATACCAGCCTCAGCTGTGAGCTGATGACGCTCGCGTTTGAGGTTGAAACGGGCTCCGCCGTTCGCCGAAAAGGCCCTTGTGTTACCAGTGCTCAAGGATGCACCACCGGCAAGATTCAACAGCGTCTCGCGGCTGAACTCTTCCGGCACTGGCTGCACGGCTTCGCTGTGATGCACGGCTTCGCTCACCACGGGCGCTGCTTGGGCTGCTGCAGATTGCGCGAAACCACAAGAGGAGAGCGCTCCTACCAGCAAAGCGAGTTGTTTGCCTTTGTAACCAGTCCTTGGCGCGTGTTTCATACGATATCCTCATTTGGCCGCGGGAGGGGATCCTAATTACCCGGCGGGAATTTGGACCGACTTCTAGCGCTAAACCCTCGACTGTTCAAGCCCTTAATGACTAGAACTTTCCACTAGCCCGAGCTAAGCTAGCGGCTCACAAATAGGGGGCAATCATGAAGCTTTTAACCACCTCGGCGCTCGCGGGGCCGCTTATCTTTGGTCTGTTCGTCGCGCAGGCCTCTGCCCAGCAGACACAACAGGCGCCGAATGCTCGGCGCGCTGAAATGCAACAGAAGCGTGAAGCTATGAAAAAGCAGCACGAAGAACGGCGCGCTCAACGGCAGCAAACGCTCGAGGAGCAGAGAAAATATCGCGAAGAGCGGCGCGAACACGTTGAGACTATGAAGAAGGCGTTTGAACAAAGCAACCTCAAACCTGGCTCGACTGAGACACGGCACGCGCGTCGCCGCATTTCAGCAAACCAAGCGTTGAGAAAGCTGCGCAGTCTTCGTGCTATTGAAAATCCAAACGACCCAAACGCAACGATTGATGAAGGTTTGGTCAAAGAGCTTGAAAAACACGCACGACGCGTAGCGATGCTAAGGCGAATCCAAGTCCTCGCGAATGAAGCTCACGATAAAGAAGCAGCCGATCGCGCCACCAAGCTCTTGGCTTTGGAAGAAAGCAAGCACAATGCCCGGCTATCAAAACTGGCAGTCAAGCAACAAGAGCGTGCCGAGGCGGACAACAAAAAGGAAGGTGAATAATGAAAACCTTATATTTCTGTGTTTTTGGCATCGGATTGCTCATCAGTGCATGCTCGAAGCAACAGACAGCAAGCGAGCAAACAGAACAACTGGAAATCAGCAAAGAGCAAAGCGAGAAGGTTAAAGAACAACTTGCTGAACCAAGTGTAGAAATTGCCGAAACATCGATTTCGGTCGCCGAGGATTTTGAAGAAGAAACTCAGAAAACGATCACTGAAGAAAACTACAAAAAGACGTTATCGGCGCTTTAAAAAGATATCCAGGGCGAAAACTAAAGCTGACAGGTCTGGCAAGAAAAACACAAAAAAAAACCGAACAAACTGGCATGAAATCCAAAGATTCATGCCAGTTTTGTCAATTCAACAACAACGACTTCATCGCTCGCAAATGGTGCTAAGTTAGTGAAAGCTTCGCAACCCCAAACAGCCCACTAATAGTATTGGTAGCCCCTTCCAATCTATACTGCGAACACTTTGATTAGGCGATACCAGAAGCTAGCACTGTTGTTTCTACTGCTCGTGCACTGTGGGCGGATAGGCTACGATGCGCTCGGCGCAGGCATCCAGACAGACGCGGGGCATGATGGCAGTGATCCTGATGGCAATGCCCCTGATGGAGCAACTCTCGATCCAAGCTGTACCGACGAAGTACAAAACTTTGATGAAACAGACATCGACTGCGGAGGAACGCTATGCCCGCCGTGCGCCGCTACAAAGGCTTGCGTGTTGGGCAGTGATTGTAACTCCGGGGTTTGTGGCGGTGGCGGTGACAATGTCTGTCAACCAGCAAGCTGTAATGACACCGTGCTAAATCAGGATGAAACGGGTGTGGACTGCGGCGGCACAACCTGCCCTGCCTGCGTCGATACGGGCCTGATTCGCACTTGGCAATTGCAAATCACGGGCGGGGTGAACCCGGGTCGCTTGAACGGTGCGAAAATGGTCTATCACGCCGCAAGGGGTACGCTAATCATGTACGGCGGCGTTGATGAGTACGGTGACGACCAGGCCGACATGTATGAATACGATGGTTCTAGTTGGTCAACCCTTTGCAACGGATGCGCGCCCGGTACACGTTATGGACACGGCTTTGCTTATGATAGCGTAAGAGACGTGGTCGTACTGTTTGGCGGTGTAACAGGCGCCAATTCCGAGTCCAATGAATTGTGGGAATGGGATGGCAGCAGTTGGACGCAAGTTTCTCCGCTGGGCTCAGTGCCTGCTGTGCGACAGGGTGTGTCCATGACCTATGATAGCAGCCGGTCGCGAGTGGTCATTTTTGGTGGATACGACTCACCCGCCACATACTACAATGACACTTACGAATACGACGGGCTGAGCTGGTACGGCCCCTTTACGCCTGCGACCCGTCCCCCTGTTAGGTATGACGATTCCGCCCAATTGGCTTTCGTAAATAATGATGCTCAAGATCCAGCACTTCGCAACCGTGTCATTCTCTATGGTGGCCTAAACTCGAGCAGCTTTTATGATGATATGTGGAGCTGGGATGGTAGCAGTTGGCTGGAGTTTGGCTCAAATGACGGCACGGGCACGAAACGTTACGCAAGTGCCGTTGTCTACGACGGAGGCTCAGGACGCCTGCTTGTGATCGGAGGCTACGATGGCAGCGAACTCTCTGGTACCTATCAATATGACACCGTATGGTCGTTGGCCTCGCTTCTGCCTGACCAAGAAGACACCCAAGCCGCTGCTTACCATCCAGTGTGGAATGTCATTGTTAAATACGGTGGCAACAGTCCAAACTGCTTAGGCTTTGGATCGCCCCCTTACTACAAGAATTGCGACACTACCTACCACTATGCTCCGTAGGATAAGACCTTCAAAAAGGCAAAGACCCCTTAGAAAACATCGCTTGCCACGTCGCATGGGAATACCCCCTGCACTGTGGCCTCATCACTGTTTTTGTAGTTCTCGCAAGCGCTACCCTTGAGTTTGATATGGCGATCATCGCTGGCTTCCCAGCCATTCGCACCCCCGCACTCAAGCGCGCTCGGATTCCCGTTATCCAAAGTCAGACTCACCGTGCCTGTGCAAACTCGTGCCATGTCGGCAATGCGGCCTTGCAACTCAAAAGTGCAATCACGCTCGCCGCGAACGATTTGTTCAATCGAGCTGCGAAGAGTAGCTGCATCAGCCGGACGATAGAAGGGTACGTTGCTTCCTCCATTATTAACATCCACGCCGGCGCCCGCGTTGGCAATGTCCTGCATGTGAGCATCGCCAACCTCATTGCCAATGGCTACCGCATAAGTTTTGATACCGGCATTAAATGAAGCGGTGACTTGTTCGATGCTAAACGTTTTAGCTGCTTCTGTTTGTGGGTTGAGTTGCGCACAATAGTCTGGCTCACCGTCCGTTGCCAGGATAAAGAAAGTCGGTCCATCGTTGGCCGGTGGATTGGCTTGCAGGTATTCACGAAGGTATTTAATCGCATCGCCGGTTGGGGTATCGGATGCCGCGTTTGCCGTAGCGTAAAGATTATAGATGGTATTGTAAGCCTGCAACGTAGGAGCAATGGGTGCTTTGAGGCTCTCATCGTCCAGCTGGGCATTGTGTGGGTTGTTGATGGTCGGGCAAGGATCCGAGCTAAAACCAGTATACATCGCAAAACCAAAACTAACTTTGTCTTGCAAATCGAACAACAGGCCACTGTTTTGCGTGGCGCCGATCAGCATCTGTCGCAATGCATCCCAACGGGTGACGCCGGGCGAAAACTCGTTGTTTGCCATGCTGGAGGATTGATCCACGATGACCATGATATTGGGGATTATCGGATCGACACTAAGAGTCACATCCGCGCAGATGTTGCCATCGCCCAGGCCGCCATCACCCGTATCCGCATCCGTGCTTGGAACGCAGCGACCGTCAGTCGTGCACATATTGCCCGTTTTACATCCAATATTGCGCGTAACGCTACACTGTATCGAACACACACCGCTCACGGTGTCACAAAAATAGCCTTCAGCACACGCGTTGGGATCCAAGGAGCAAGGTGCGCCGCAACCGCCTTCTTTCGCACTTTTATCACACAGCTTGCTGCCAGAACCGCAAGCCAAACCAAGCAAAGCTAAAACTAAGCTAAATCCAAAAGACTTCATGGCATTATTGTACCACGTTTGATGCGTGATGCACGGCGTAGCATGGAAACGCAAACGTTATAATACCAAGAAATTCCACTGCCTTGGCGCTTAGTAAACGTTTTTCACACCGCCCCTAAAACCGACCCAAAACGGAGGAGCAACAAAAGCAGGTGACGTGTCTTCGCAAAGAGGCTATGACAGGGCCCATGCAGGATTGGGACGATCATTTTCACGACGAGTGCGGTGTCTTTGGGGTGTTTTCCTCAAAAGAGGCGTCTAATCTCGCTTACTTGGGTCTTCACGCACTTCAACATCGCGGCCAAGAAAGCTCGGGGATTTGTTCCAGTGACGGCGAGCAACTCTTTTTGCATCGCGCACTCGGTCTCGTTCAGGACGGCTTTTCAGAAAGCACCCTTGAACGGCTGCCAGGGGATCGCGCCATCGGGCACGTGCGTTATTCCACCGCAGGCGGCAATCACATCAAGAACGCTCAACCCATTGCCGTGGACTATGCACATGGCTCGATCGCACTCGCGCACAACGGAAACCTCACCAATGCCGAAGTCCTTCGAGAGCAACTTGAAAACGACGGCTCGATTTTTCGCTCGAACAGCGACACCGAAGTTATCGTTCATTTGATCGCGCGCTCCAAAGCCAAGA belongs to Myxococcales bacterium and includes:
- a CDS encoding MBL fold metallo-hydrolase, whose product is MPLKLWSILGNSQKLDGGAMFGNAPKALWSRWIAADDMNRIDLATRALLVQEASGRTILLETGIGAFFSPELKRRYGVVQSEHLLLDNLKSAGFRPEDIDVIVLSHLHFDHAGGLLRAWRQNEEAELCFPNARIMVSKAAWERSKAPHPRDRASFIAELGKLLEQSGRLELFDTEKTPLLGENFSFLFSEGHTPGLALCKVRTKRGPLVFASDLIPGAPWMHVPITMGYDRFAEKLINEKEQILEDLFAQEGYLFFTHDPAIAVAKIGKDQKGRFVPTEPCTELNGLAF
- a CDS encoding DUF481 domain-containing protein, whose amino-acid sequence is MKHAPRTGYKGKQLALLVGALSSCGFAQSAAAQAAPVVSEAVHHSEAVQPVPEEFSRETLLNLAGGASLSTGNTRAFSANGGARFNLKRERHQLTAEAGIVYGLASLRDTADLDGDGNVSEFNKYQLNARNVTGRVRYDFFLTDDDAVFASFVPRWDTFAGLDLRLQNQVGYMRNFFRDDGNHRFWGELGYDVTYDNWTTAAGGGDQVNHSARGFLGYDNHINEMVTFITGVEGLYNLERSTDWRINWNSELTSKLSDAFQTGVRFSLAYDHQPVPGAKSLDTTTTINLLYAMDFEASSKVVEEPAAVCDCEPQKAEAVNQALEAAKVQAAKEVAAAAAAAAAAAEKAAQEQSATPEETSPAQEPTQP
- a CDS encoding VWA domain-containing protein, whose protein sequence is MKSFGFSLVLALLGLACGSGSKLCDKSAKEGGCGAPCSLDPNACAEGYFCDTVSGVCSIQCSVTRNIGCKTGNMCTTDGRCVPSTDADTGDGGLGDGNICADVTLSVDPIIPNIMVIVDQSSSMANNEFSPGVTRWDALRQMLIGATQNSGLLFDLQDKVSFGFAMYTGFSSDPCPTINNPHNAQLDDESLKAPIAPTLQAYNTIYNLYATANAASDTPTGDAIKYLREYLQANPPANDGPTFFILATDGEPDYCAQLNPQTEAAKTFSIEQVTASFNAGIKTYAVAIGNEVGDAHMQDIANAGAGVDVNNGGSNVPFYRPADAATLRSSIEQIVRGERDCTFELQGRIADMARVCTGTVSLTLDNGNPSALECGGANGWEASDDRHIKLKGSACENYKNSDEATVQGVFPCDVASDVF